From a region of the Paraburkholderia hospita genome:
- a CDS encoding ABCB family ABC transporter ATP-binding protein/permease: MRRSSASSEPSPISNLPRNDWQTIVSLLPYLATYKWRVVFALSCLIGAKVANLGVPIVMKRIVDSLASVQHLTALGRATNAPAIVLLGGVGLMVVAYAVVRLSTSLFTELREILFSKVTESAVRQLALKVFRHLHALSLRFHLERQTGGMSRDIERGTRGITQLISYSLYSILPTLVEVGLVLGFFVVKYEAYYAIVTFIALAAYITFTVKVTEWRTHFRRTMNELDSKANSRAIDSLLNYETVKYFNNEEWEAQRYDENLKRYRAAAIKSQNSLSALNFGQQAIIGTGLVFILWRATQGVMAGRLTLGDLVLINTFMLQLYIPLNFLGVVYRELKQSLTDMDRMFTLLGAAREVPDAPDALPLVVSGAQVSFEHVNFAYEPARPILHDVSFTIAAGTTTAVVGHSGSGKSTLARLLFRFYDLDRATGGAIRIDGQDIRDVTQDSLRASIGIVPQDTVLFNDTIYYNIAYGRPSATRDEVIAAARAAHIHEFIESLPKGYDTPVGERGLKLSGGEKQRVAIARTVLKNPPVLLFDEATSALDSRSERAIQHELDLIARERTTLIIAHRLSTVVHAEQIIVMDKGRIVERGTFGELLLVGGLFAQMWALQQERAAHAEEVLDLPGDGA, translated from the coding sequence ATGCGTCGCTCTTCCGCTTCGTCCGAACCGTCGCCGATTTCGAATCTGCCGCGCAACGACTGGCAAACTATCGTCTCGCTGCTGCCGTACCTCGCGACCTACAAGTGGCGCGTCGTGTTCGCGCTCAGCTGCCTGATCGGCGCGAAGGTTGCCAATCTGGGCGTGCCGATCGTGATGAAGCGCATCGTCGACAGTCTGGCTTCCGTGCAGCACCTGACGGCGCTCGGCCGCGCGACGAACGCGCCGGCCATTGTGCTGCTGGGCGGCGTGGGGCTGATGGTGGTCGCGTATGCCGTCGTGCGTCTGTCGACGTCGCTTTTCACCGAGCTGCGCGAAATTCTCTTTTCGAAGGTGACGGAAAGCGCGGTGCGGCAACTGGCGCTGAAAGTGTTCCGACATCTGCATGCGCTGTCGCTGCGTTTTCATCTCGAGCGGCAGACGGGCGGCATGTCGCGCGATATCGAACGCGGCACGCGCGGCATCACGCAACTGATCTCGTATTCGCTTTACAGCATTCTGCCGACGCTCGTCGAAGTCGGTCTCGTGCTCGGCTTCTTCGTCGTCAAATACGAGGCGTACTACGCGATCGTCACGTTCATCGCGCTGGCCGCGTACATCACGTTCACGGTGAAGGTGACCGAGTGGCGCACGCATTTTCGCCGGACGATGAACGAGCTCGATTCGAAGGCGAACTCGCGCGCCATCGATTCGCTGCTGAACTACGAAACGGTCAAGTACTTCAACAACGAGGAATGGGAAGCGCAGCGTTACGACGAGAACCTGAAGCGCTATCGTGCGGCGGCGATCAAGTCGCAGAACTCGCTGTCGGCGCTGAACTTCGGGCAGCAGGCGATCATCGGTACGGGGCTCGTATTTATCCTGTGGCGTGCGACGCAGGGTGTGATGGCGGGGCGGCTCACGCTTGGCGATCTCGTGCTAATCAACACGTTCATGTTGCAGTTGTATATTCCGCTGAATTTTCTTGGTGTTGTGTATCGGGAACTGAAGCAGAGCCTTACCGATATGGACCGCATGTTCACGCTGCTTGGCGCGGCGCGCGAAGTGCCCGATGCACCCGATGCGTTGCCGCTCGTCGTGAGCGGCGCGCAGGTGAGCTTCGAGCATGTGAACTTTGCCTACGAGCCTGCACGTCCGATCCTGCATGACGTGAGTTTCACGATTGCAGCGGGCACGACCACGGCTGTGGTTGGCCATAGCGGCTCGGGCAAATCTACGCTCGCGCGGCTGCTGTTTCGCTTCTATGATCTGGATCGCGCGACGGGCGGTGCGATTCGCATCGATGGGCAGGATATTCGCGATGTAACGCAGGATTCGCTGCGGGCGTCGATCGGCATCGTGCCGCAGGATACTGTGTTGTTCAACGACACGATCTATTACAACATCGCGTATGGCCGGCCTTCGGCGACGCGCGACGAAGTGATCGCGGCGGCGCGCGCGGCGCATATTCATGAGTTCATCGAGAGTTTGCCCAAAGGGTATGACACGCCTGTTGGCGAGCGTGGGTTGAAGCTTTCTGGTGGTGAGAAGCAGCGTGTTGCGATTGCGCGGACCGTGTTGAAGAATCCGCCCGTGCTGCTGTTTGATGAAGCAACTTCGGCGCTTGACTCACGGTCAGAGCGTGCTATCCAGCACGAGTTGGATTTGATTGCTCGCGAGCGGACGACTTTGATTATTGCGCATCGGTTGTCGACGGTTGTGCATGCGGAGCAGATTATCGTGATGGATAAGGGGCGCATCGTCGAGCGCGGGACTTTTGGGGAACTGCTTCTCGTTGGTGGGTTGTTTGCGCAGATGTGGGCCTTGCAGCAGGAGCGTGCTGCGCACGCGGAAGAGGTTTTGGATTTGCCTGGAGATGGGGCGTGA
- the murU gene encoding N-acetylmuramate alpha-1-phosphate uridylyltransferase MurU, producing MIFAAGRGDRMRPLTDTCPKPLLKVGGKALIEWQIERLADAGFTTIVVNHAWLGAQIEDALGDGSRFGVELRYSAEHEALETAGGIAKALPLLEDSGTPEVFVAVAGDVYADFDYSTLLAAGARLAAADLPGMHLVMVPNPSFHPEGDFVLGGDGLLALEGSPRYTFGSIGLYDTRMFRDLPVGTRRALTPFYRETIAQGRATGALYDGLWENVGTPAQLEALDELLKV from the coding sequence ATGATCTTCGCCGCCGGGCGCGGCGACCGGATGCGGCCGCTGACGGACACGTGTCCGAAGCCGCTGTTGAAGGTGGGCGGCAAGGCGCTGATTGAATGGCAGATCGAGCGGCTGGCAGACGCGGGGTTTACGACGATTGTCGTTAATCATGCCTGGCTCGGCGCGCAGATTGAGGATGCGTTGGGCGATGGTTCGCGGTTTGGTGTCGAGTTGCGTTATTCCGCCGAGCATGAAGCGCTTGAAACGGCGGGTGGGATTGCCAAGGCGTTGCCGCTGCTGGAGGACTCAGGCACGCCTGAGGTGTTCGTGGCTGTTGCTGGTGATGTGTACGCGGATTTTGATTATTCGACGCTGCTCGCGGCGGGTGCCCGTCTTGCTGCTGCGGATTTGCCGGGGATGCATCTCGTGATGGTGCCGAATCCTTCGTTTCATCCTGAGGGGGATTTTGTCCTCGGCGGCGATGGGCTGTTGGCGCTTGAGGGCTCGCCACGGTATACGTTCGGTAGCATCGGGCTCTATGACACCCGGATGTTTCGCGATCTCCCGGTTGGGACGCGGCGCGCGCTTACGCCGTTTTATCGCGAGACTATTGCGCAGGGGCGCGCTACTGGGGCGCTGTATGACGGGTTGTGGGAGAACGTTGGGACTCCGGCGCAACTTGAGGCGCTTGATGAATTGTTGAAGGTGTAG
- a CDS encoding sensor domain-containing protein: protein MISFLSKRLLINLAVVAAAVGANAFVAYTQICGQRDADARTVRSTAIRQNLEAYRATLEDGLGVLGRYEASATPAPAEAAAGMSASLAKIDRALREQLANQPNVAGALAQLTSDGTRLQQDIALALAKTTAPEQDGSRAWAAQTYTRLGMEVDGLEARMDQLRVQEDLSLKAALDASMRDSRYAMLFLIVTMLAGSGLLIYTFGARENVAREKLRIAKALHRHDERFRGLFEQHPVPMYIFDRDTLRFLAVNTAAEQQYGYSESEFLAMTVRAIRPHAEVARLESHLQRSDVAPGGPRTMAGIWHHRRKDGSQISADISYHAMTFMGRPALFVLADDVTEQINAEAEAQRSNQMLETVIDNIPQRIFWKDKELRYLGCNMAFARDAGLAYPEQVIGKRDEDMPWRAFADELSRQDTEVMASGVPKMNYETDMVIDGVHRTTVTSKLPFTDSDGRVIGVLGSYTDITERKRADLALRLQSRALDASVNAILITAPSKEGNLIEYVNPAFKRITGYDPQEVIGQDCRLLQRDDRDQEGIAAIRQALSANREVSAVLRNYRKDGALFWNQLYIAPVPDADGQTTHHIAVINDVTALIRYQEQLEYQANYDSLTRLPNRNLLRDRLQHALIVAQRHHKGVAVVFIDLDGFKNVNDSLGHSVGDRLLSVVADRLARCARASDTVARHGGDEFVIVMTDTVDEQSLIAWMERVRASISEPVWLDGTELYVGCSMGASLFPQDGDDAETLMKKADLAMYRAKDMGRNTFQFYQPEMNVSAGARLNLERRLRRALRDNEFLLHYQPQVDIETGQVVGMEALVRWSDPEVGLIPPSQFIPVAEESGLIGPLSEWVLREACRQNKAWQDEGLPPARVSVNLSARQFQQRDIAKLVMQVLEETGLDPQYLELELTESTIMRNAEEAVSMLNELHALGIGLAIDDFGTGYSSLSYLKRFPVDRLKIDRSFVSDIGESSDDETITSAIIALAHSLNLQVIAEGVETSTQLDFLKERACDEMQGYFFAKPLPHDAIPGMLQRGAENAAMIAANA from the coding sequence ATGATCTCTTTTCTATCGAAGCGGCTGCTGATCAATCTGGCGGTCGTCGCCGCGGCGGTCGGCGCGAACGCCTTCGTCGCGTACACGCAGATTTGCGGACAGCGCGACGCCGATGCGCGCACGGTCCGCTCGACGGCTATCCGCCAGAATCTGGAAGCCTATCGCGCGACGCTCGAAGACGGCCTCGGCGTGCTCGGCCGTTACGAGGCATCGGCCACGCCGGCGCCCGCCGAGGCGGCGGCAGGGATGTCCGCGTCGCTTGCGAAGATCGACAGGGCGCTGCGCGAGCAACTGGCGAACCAGCCAAACGTCGCTGGCGCGCTCGCGCAGCTCACGTCCGACGGCACGCGGCTTCAGCAGGACATCGCGCTTGCGCTCGCCAAAACCACCGCGCCGGAGCAGGACGGCTCACGCGCATGGGCTGCGCAGACTTATACGCGTCTTGGGATGGAAGTCGACGGGCTCGAAGCGCGGATGGACCAGTTGCGCGTGCAGGAAGACCTGTCGCTGAAGGCGGCACTCGACGCATCGATGCGCGATTCTCGCTACGCGATGCTGTTCCTGATCGTGACGATGCTCGCGGGCAGCGGGCTGCTGATCTACACGTTCGGCGCGCGGGAAAATGTCGCGCGCGAAAAGCTGCGCATCGCGAAAGCGCTGCATCGGCACGACGAGCGTTTTCGCGGGCTGTTCGAGCAGCATCCCGTGCCGATGTACATCTTCGACCGCGACACGCTGCGCTTTCTCGCCGTCAACACGGCGGCCGAGCAGCAATACGGCTACTCGGAGAGCGAATTTCTGGCGATGACCGTGCGCGCGATCCGCCCGCACGCAGAGGTCGCGCGGCTCGAATCGCACTTGCAGCGCAGCGACGTGGCGCCGGGCGGCCCGCGCACGATGGCAGGCATCTGGCATCACCGGCGCAAGGACGGCTCGCAGATCAGCGCCGACATCTCGTATCACGCGATGACTTTCATGGGCCGGCCCGCACTGTTCGTGCTCGCCGACGACGTCACCGAGCAGATCAACGCCGAAGCCGAAGCGCAGCGTTCGAACCAGATGCTGGAAACGGTGATCGACAACATCCCGCAGCGCATTTTCTGGAAGGACAAGGAGTTGCGCTATCTCGGCTGCAACATGGCGTTCGCGCGCGACGCGGGCCTCGCCTACCCGGAGCAGGTGATCGGCAAGCGCGACGAGGACATGCCGTGGCGCGCATTCGCCGACGAGCTTAGCCGCCAGGATACCGAGGTGATGGCCTCCGGCGTTCCGAAGATGAACTACGAAACCGATATGGTGATCGACGGCGTGCATCGCACGACGGTGACCAGCAAGCTGCCGTTCACCGACAGCGACGGCCGCGTGATCGGCGTGCTCGGTTCGTACACCGATATCACCGAGCGCAAGCGCGCAGACCTCGCGCTGCGCCTGCAAAGCCGCGCGCTCGATGCGAGCGTCAACGCCATTCTGATCACCGCACCTTCGAAGGAAGGCAATCTGATCGAGTACGTGAACCCGGCGTTCAAGCGCATCACGGGCTACGATCCGCAGGAAGTGATCGGCCAGGACTGCCGCCTGCTGCAGCGTGACGACCGCGATCAGGAAGGCATTGCCGCGATCCGGCAGGCGTTGTCGGCGAATCGCGAAGTGAGCGCGGTGCTGCGCAACTATCGCAAGGACGGCGCGCTGTTCTGGAATCAGCTGTATATCGCGCCCGTGCCCGACGCCGACGGCCAGACCACGCACCACATCGCCGTCATCAACGACGTGACGGCGTTGATCCGCTATCAGGAACAGCTCGAATATCAGGCGAACTACGACAGCCTCACGCGCCTGCCGAACCGCAATCTGCTGCGCGACCGGCTGCAGCATGCGCTGATCGTCGCGCAGCGGCATCACAAGGGCGTGGCTGTCGTGTTCATCGATCTCGACGGCTTCAAGAATGTCAACGACAGCTTGGGGCATAGCGTCGGCGACCGGCTGCTGTCGGTGGTGGCGGACCGTCTCGCGCGTTGCGCGCGGGCCAGCGACACGGTCGCGCGTCACGGCGGCGACGAGTTCGTGATCGTGATGACGGATACCGTCGACGAGCAGTCGCTGATCGCGTGGATGGAGCGCGTGCGGGCGTCGATCTCGGAGCCGGTGTGGCTCGACGGCACGGAGCTGTATGTCGGCTGCAGCATGGGCGCGAGTCTGTTCCCGCAGGACGGCGACGACGCAGAGACGCTGATGAAGAAGGCCGATCTCGCTATGTACCGGGCGAAGGACATGGGCCGCAACACGTTCCAGTTCTATCAGCCGGAGATGAACGTGTCGGCGGGCGCGCGGCTGAACCTGGAGCGGCGTCTGCGCCGCGCGCTGCGCGACAACGAGTTTCTGCTGCATTACCAGCCGCAGGTCGATATCGAAACGGGGCAGGTGGTCGGCATGGAAGCGCTGGTGCGCTGGAGCGACCCGGAAGTCGGCCTGATTCCGCCGTCGCAGTTCATTCCCGTCGCCGAGGAAAGCGGACTGATCGGGCCGCTGTCGGAATGGGTGCTGCGCGAAGCGTGCCGTCAGAACAAGGCGTGGCAGGACGAAGGCTTGCCGCCCGCGCGCGTGTCGGTGAATCTGTCGGCGCGGCAGTTCCAGCAGCGCGATATCGCGAAGCTCGTGATGCAGGTACTGGAGGAAACGGGCCTCGATCCGCAGTATCTGGAGCTTGAGTTGACCGAGAGCACCATCATGCGCAACGCGGAAGAGGCCGTGTCGATGCTCAACGAACTGCACGCGCTCGGCATCGGTCTTGCGATCGACGACTTCGGCACGGGGTATTCGAGCCTCAGCTATCTGAAGCGCTTCCCGGTGGACCGGCTGAAGATCGACAGGTCGTTCGTGTCGGATATCGGCGAATCGTCGGACGACGAGACGATCACGTCGGCGATCATCGCGCTCGCGCACTCGCTGAATCTGCAGGTGATTGCGGAAGGCGTGGAGACGTCGACGCAGCTCGACTTCCTCAAGGAGCGCGCGTGCGATGAGATGCAGGGCTATTTCTTCGCGAAGCCGCTGCCCCACGATGCGATTCCCGGCATGCTGCAGCGGGGCGCCGAGAACGCGGCGATGATCGCGGCGAACGCCTGA
- a CDS encoding acyl-CoA thioesterase — MTQTLNLPQKPCALRVVPQPSDANVHGDVFGGWIMAQVDIAGSIPASRRANGRVATIAVNSFVFKQPVFVGDLLSFYADIVKTGNTSVTVAVEVYAQRMSLSEETVKVTEATLTYVATDSDRRPRALPELD, encoded by the coding sequence ATGACCCAGACTCTCAACCTCCCGCAGAAACCGTGCGCGCTGCGCGTCGTCCCGCAACCGTCGGATGCGAACGTCCATGGCGATGTGTTCGGCGGCTGGATCATGGCGCAAGTCGATATCGCCGGCTCGATTCCCGCAAGCCGCCGCGCGAATGGCCGCGTTGCGACCATCGCCGTCAATTCGTTCGTGTTCAAGCAGCCGGTGTTCGTCGGCGATCTGCTGAGCTTTTACGCGGATATCGTGAAGACGGGCAACACGTCGGTCACGGTCGCCGTCGAGGTCTACGCGCAGCGCATGAGCCTCTCGGAAGAAACAGTGAAGGTGACGGAAGCGACCCTCACCTATGTCGCGACGGACAGCGACCGCCGCCCGCGCGCGCTGCCGGAACTGGACTGA